The DNA sequence CGACTTCGGGGATAGTTGTCATTAATGAACTAGTTGTTTGTTAAATTTGTATGAATATTCATGGGAAATTCATCAAATAAAATACTTTTAGAGGAGATATGTATGATTCTAAACTTTTTTGTTTGAAAAAATATATTGATGTTAAAAAATACATAAGGTAAGGTTGCCATAAAATAACAAAAGCCTCCGTCGATTCGCGGAGGCTTTTGTGTTATAACATACAGAATATGTAAAAGGGTAGATCAGATAGTAGAAAGTAGCAATGAGAAATATTGTAGTTGAGTTACCAACTTATTACAATTGTAATATTAGGGCGCTTTCATGTTAAATGCAAATTAATTTTGTGTTTTTTTAAAAAGTCAATATTCATTATGGTTAATTGAAGTAAGTGTAAACCAAAAAATCGATTTTGATCGAAAGTTTAAAACTTTTGGTGATAAAGTGATATATTCAAGTGAGGTTGAAAAATTTATTTCAGAGAATCAGTTGATTAGGATTTTTCAAGCGTTTTTTTTGCGCTAAGCTTTGGAGATATTGATTTATGCTATACCTTTGCACTCGCAAAAACAGATACGGCGGCCATAGCTCAGTTGGTTAGAGCACCGGATTGTGGTTCCGGGGGTCGTGGGTTCGAATCCCATTGGTCGCCCCAAATTTATTCAAGTATCGTGTAATGGCGGTCATAGCTCAGTTGGTTAGAGCGCCGGATTGTGGTTCCGGAGGTCGTGGGTTCGAATCCCATTGGTCGCCCATTTAAAAAGGATAGTTCTTCATTTAGAACTATCCTTTTTTGTTTTTACTGCTGAGCTACTTTTTGTTGTACCATCCAGTTTCTGATAATGGGAAAGTGATCATTGGTACCTTCCTTGGCTGTGCAAATATCTATGTGTCCATAATCCTTTTTGTGTCCATTAGTTTTTGACAATAGCATAAATTTATCCGTTGGGTTATCAACTTCCTTCATCAGTCTTTTGACGTCATCCTGATGCCCTAGGTAAAACTCATTGATCCCTGTCATGTACAGCGTTGGTGGAATGTTCTGAGCCGTTTTAAATGCTTGCAGGTAGTCAAATCCATCATTGACACCTTTCCATTCATAAAGAGAATAAACCCATTTCCTACAATCACTGTAAACATTGGCTGATTCATTGGCTGAACCTATTTTCAATTGTATGGCAGGCAGGAAGCCGTATAGGGAAGTCAGTGTACGTCCAACCAAGTTCCACATCAGGTCAATGGCAAAGTATTTTTTCAGGTTTCGTACACTGATACTCCGTTTGGTCGCCAGAAAGACCATGGACTCGAAGGATGCTTGTGGGAAACGTGCCAAGTAGGCCAGCAGAAGCACACCTCCCCATGAGTGTGCAATGGCGTGTATAGGCGTTTCTGTCCCTCTGAGCTGCTGAATCTGTTTGACAAAAGCAGGAATCTCTTCGGTGATGGCTTGCTGCTGTGTATTGGTCGCTTGCCGGCTAACTGTAGGAGTGCTTAATCCCCTTCCACGAAGGTCAGCTACATATACGTCGAGTCCTTGTTTGGCGAGGTATGGGGCAAGTCCTTTCATAGACTTTGAATAAAAAATATTGCCACTTTCAATACTTCCGTGAATCATGAGTACAGGGGCTCCTTCAGGGTTACTCCAAATGCGTTTGAGGTGGAGCTGTTCATCTCCTAAAGGGATAAAGTGGGATGTAGTTTGGATAGTTGACATGATTTAAAAAGTGTTGTTACAAGGTTTATAGTGAATGTATGTTCAATGATACATTAATTCATTTCTCAAGACAAGTTTTGAGATAAGGCTGTGAATAGCGGTTTGGTGTGTTTTTTGCCTGTTTTCTTACCTAAAAGGAATATGTAAACTTGATATCTGGCTGGCTTCAGTAGCTATGATATAATCTCAATGGAATAATAAAACATACTGAATAAAAAGTGATAAAATGCTTTGAATCATCAGGATGTGGATTTAACTTCGAGAATATTTTATACTAATATTTCCACTTAGAACTCAAAAGCTGTCTGTTCAAGATAATAACCCTCTTGTCAGGCATTTTTTCATATATACAGAAAAACGTGACCGAAAACGGGTTTCTTTAGTGGTATTGCTGGATATCCAATAGAATTTTAAGCTAAAACCAACATGTCTGCTCGATTATTTTTCAAGAAAACAGCCCGCTTGATCTTACGCTTTCATTTGCTGTTTATCCTCCTCGCAGGAATCGGTGCATTGTACCTTAAGTACTTTAATCCTCCGCTAACAATGTTGATGCTTTACAGGGGGCAAATGGGACACAGAGGAATGGAGCGTCCTTCTTTTGTGCCTTTACATGACCTTCCTGAAGACCTACGCATCAGCCTTATCAATTTGGAAGACCCAAACTTCTACAGTCATTATGGTTTTGATGTGAAGCGTATTCAGACAGCATATGAAAAGAATGAGGAAAAGGGATACTTTGCTTATGGTGGAAGTACGATTACACAGCAGCTGGCCCGGACAATGTTACTGACACCTCATAAAAACTATTTTAGAAAGTACCTTGAGCTGATTGCTGCATTGGAGCTTGAGCTGATTCTGGATAAGGACCGCATCTTGGAGCTGTATGTAAACTATATGGAGTGGGGCAATAGAGTATATGGTATCAGTGATGCTGCTGACTATTATTATAAGAAAGATGTAGAAAGGCTTTCTAGAAGGCAGAAAATCAAGCTGGCAGCCATATTGGCCAGTCCGCTCAACTTTGGTCCGTCCAATTATAAGGAAAACAAGTTGCTGGAAGCCCGATACCAGTTGCTTGACAAGTTTCTGATAGATTGAGCCTGTTAAATCGATTATAGAAATAATACAGTGAAGTGAAATAATATTTCTTTAAAAGTTATTATTTCAAAATAAAACAAAACAATTGGACTTTTGGGTAGAAGCCTTTAGAATAGATTAACACCTGTTATAGATCTTTTAACAAATTATTTCCCCTTATATATTGTTTGACAATCATATAAGGGGATTTCTTGTTTTAAGACAGGTCTCCTCTTTAAGTAATTAATTAATGTAAGTATTAAAATTCAGTCCCTTGAAAGCACTGCCAATTTGGGACTTAGACATTTATCTTGAAGAAGTTGGCAGGCAAAATTAATTTCAACCAAAAGCTAGTGAAATGAAAAAACTGATTTTAATCCTCGCTGTTTTCCTGATGGGAAGCTTTTCTGCAATGGCACAAACTAGAGGTGCTATGTCTACAGATCAGAAAGTAGATAAGGTAATGGAAAACCTATCACAACAAATTAATCTCAATGAGGATCAGAAAGCTTCTGTAAAGCAGATTTATACTGATATGTATAATGAAGCTGAAAGACTGAAAACAAGTGGAGAGCAGCCTACAGGAGAAACATTAGAACAATTGAAAAGTCAAACAGATGATAAGTTAAAAGAAGTGTTGACTGAAGAGCAGTTCAACCAATATCAACAAGTAAAAGAAGAAATCAATCCTGAGCAAGGTCAAGACAACAGAATGGATGATCCTCAGTACAAAGACAGAGGTGAAATGGATAAGGACATGCAGGAGATGGAAGACCACATGGACGAAGAGATTGATGAAATGGACGAAAAAATAGATGATAAGATAGAAGAAGGAGAAGAACAAATGGACGATCGCTATTAATCATTGGCGACGTAAGTACATCTGAAACTTATCATCAAGTTGAAGGCAGAGGGAGAAATTTCCCTCTGCCTTTTTTTGTCCGTCGGTGAAAAATAAGGCTTTGTCGGTGAAATGCCCTCAAACATATATCTCATATGTAAAGGTGTATCCTGTTTTGCACATTTGTAATATCAGCAGTGGCTAACGCCCATAAGTCTGAATAGATAGCATGTGAAACACAAAAATGAATAACATATGAAAAAGTTGATCTTAATTATCGGTATTGCACTTATGGGAAGCATGTCATTGATGGCACAGGACAGAGGACCAAGAATGACGGCAGAGGAGCGCGTAGAAAAAATCATGGAAAACTTCTCAAAGCATGTAACGCTAGATGAAACGGAAACAGCATCAGTCAAGCAAGTGTACACAGAGATGTTTGCCGAGATGGAAGAAATGAGAAGCAGTGGCGAACGTCCTGACCGAGAAGAGATGATGGAAAAGATGAAGCAGATGAGAGAAGAGAAGGAAACAAAGCTTAAAGAGATACTAGGGGAAGAGAAATTTGCACAGTACGAAGCCGCTGTTGATGAAATTGAGCCTGGCAGAAGAGGCGGAGGTCGCAAAGGCGGCAGAAGATAAATTATTATATAAACCAAACCTATTTCAACCTTAGACAATACAATTATGAAAAAGACGACAGCGATATTATTAGCGATGATGATGATGGTGACAACCTTATTTGCACAGGATACACCTAAGTCAGATAGTAAAAAAGATAGATCTGAAAGAGTAGAAGGCAGACATAGAGGATCTCATCATGGTAATAGAGGTGAGCACAAAATGCGAATTCCGGGCCTGACAGATGAGCAACATGAAAAAATAAAAGCGATTCATGTCAAATATGGCAAGGAAATGTTACCGATACGCAATGAGATCAAGGAGCAAAAAGCAAAACTGAACTCTTTGCAGACCGCAGAGAATGTGGATATGAAAGCCATCAACAAAACGATTGACAATATTAGCAAGTTAAAAGGAGATCTGATGAAGCAAAGAGCGGCATCTCATCAGGAAGTGAGGGCTTTGCTAAATGATGAGCAACGTTTGTTCTTGGACACATATCATGGTGAAGGTCATGGCAGAAAAATGAAAGGGAAGTGGTAGATTAGTGATTGGAAAGTTACAGCCTTCCTACTTGCTATGGTAAGTAGCGAAGGCTGTAAAATATGGTTACGTCAATAGGAAGACAGACTATGCATAAATTAGACGCAAAAGAAGGATATAAAAGGAATACGGAGCTGCTGATTCATTTGGCAATTTGGCTGGTGGTGTTTTCTGCGCCACTGATTTTCTTGAGTAGCAGTGAAATGGGAGGTTTGTCCATTAGGTCGGCCCGAAGGTGGATTCCCTTGTTTCTGTATCCAGTACTTTTTTATGTGAACTATCTGGTACTGGTGCCGAAACTGTTGTTCAAGAAAAGGCATTATGCGTATATGGCCGGTGTGTTTTTGCTGGTGGTGCTGGGTATTTGGGGCGAAGCAATTCTGGCCCATGTTATTTGGCTGCTTGATGACACTAAACCTATGCGAGAGCCTCGTTGGCCAAGACCCGATTTTCCTTTTCCTGTCCAGCTAAGGGTAGAAAGGCTTGTACGGCAAGTATTGGCTTTTGTGACCATGATTGGGTTGAGTACAGCCATCAGGGTGACGTACCGATGGTTTGCGGATGAAAAGGCTCGTGAAGAATTGGAGCAGCAACGACTTCACTCGGAGCTGTCATTGCTGAAGAACCAACTGAACCCACATTTTTTCTTTAATACGCTGAATAATATTTATGCATTGATAGCTGTCCGTCCTGACGATGCTCAAAAGGCTGTCCATAAACTTTCAAAGCTGATGCGCTATCAGTTGTATGAAGCTGATACGGTGTTGGTAGGGTTGAAAGATGAATTACAGTTTTTGCAAACTTATATTGACCTGATGTCACTGCGCATCACAAAAGATGTAGAGCTGGTTGTTTCACTGCCTTCCGTGGGTAACCAAGTGAAAATACCTCCTTTACTTTTTGTTACATTGGTAGAAAACTCGTTCAAACATGGCGTGAGTTATACGGAAGAGTCTTATATCCGAGTAGACTGTGACATCAAAGGTGGAAAGGTAGTGTTTGAAACCGCTAACAGCAAGCCACAGAAGCCACAGGAAAACAAGGAAGCATCAGGGATAGGCATGCAAAATATACAAAAGAGACTGAACCTGTTATATCCTAACAACTACACTTTTGATGTGATTGAAACAGACAAGAGTTATATTGTAAGGCTTGAAATTCCAGTACAAACCGAACACCGTTTTTAATCTAAAAATGAACTATCATGGAGATCAGATGTGTAGCAATAGATGATGAGCCTTTGGCATTGGAACTGGTGACCAGCTATATTGAAAAGACACCATTTCTGACGCTTGTAGGAAAGTATAGCTCGGCGTTGCAGGCAATGGAGGCGCTTGATGAAGAAGAAACAGATTTGCTTTTCTTGGACATCAACATGCCCGACCTGACAGGGATTGAATTTTCCAAGACGCTGAAAGGAGGGCCAAAGGTGATATTTACCACTGCTTATGAAGAATATGCGCTGGAAGGGTTTAAGGTCAATGCAATTGATTATTTGCTGAAGCCATTCAGCTATGAGGAATTCCTGACAGCGGTCAACAAAGCCAAGCAGTATTTTTCTTTGGTGGAGAAAGCAGAGAGTACACAGGATGATTTCTCTGTCAAAAGTGATTACCTCTTTGTGAAGTCTGAGTATAAGATCCGAAAGATATACCTGAATGATATCCTGTACATCGAAGGACTAAAAGATTACGTGAAAATATATACCAGCAATGAAATGATTATGTGTTTGGCTAGCCTGAAGTCATTGGAGCAAAAACTCCCAAGTACTTCCTTTATGCGCGTGCATAGGTCATACATTCTTCATTTGGATAAGATCGAAACAATTGAACGTGGACGTGTTGTTTTTGGAGATGTATACATTCCAGTAAGTGACCAGTATAAAGAGAAGTTTCAGGAATTTTTAGGCGATAGCCTTCTGTAAACAGATATATCATCGAAATCGGAAGTTTTAAACGCTTCAATGATTTATTGGTTCAACTCCTTTGGAGTTGGATAAATGGATTTACTTATACCGTAGGCTTTGGCCTACGGTTACTATTATTGAATCCCGTTGGGATTTTTTCTTTTACAGCCAACCCTGTTTCCAAAGGAAACAAACCATATTAGCTTCGGATGGCAATCCGGATTTTGCAATGTTCATTATACTATAACCCTGAAAGGGTTGAACAGGATAACATCATCATTTTAATATGTGAAAGGGTTAGCATAAAAAATCTCTATTCCAATTCAATATTTGCTTAAAAAGAAAGACTTGAGTAATGCACTCAAGTCTTTTATTTTTTTACATGTTCGGGTTTGCAAAAGTATTGCCTTGTAAGATATCACCAGTCTCCAGTCCTTTTTTAAACCAGTACATACGTTGCTTGGAAGTTCCATGCGTAAAAGCATCAGGGACTACATAGCCTTGTGCTTGCATCTGGAGTCTGTCATCCCCAATGGCATTGGCACACCTCATGGCTTCCTCAATGTCTCCCTCTTCCAAAATATGTTTCATCTTTTCAGCATGATTAGCCCAAACTCCCGCATAGAAGTCAGCCTGAAGCTCTAGTCTGACCGATAGTGCATTGTATTGAGCCTTGCTGGCTCTTCCTCGTTGTGAGTGGACTTTATCAGTGGTCCCAAGTAGTTTCTGTACATGGTGCCCCACCTCGTGAGCAATGACATAAGCCATTGCAAAATCTCCCGGAGCACCAAAACGAGTCCGAAGCTCATCATAAAATGTAAGGTCAATATAGACCGTTTCATCCGCAGGACAGTAGAATGGTCCTGTTGCCGAACTAGCATTTCCACATCCAGAGCGGGTAGCACTAGTAAATAACACCATCTTAGGCTCGCGATACTGGCTGCCATTATCCCTGAATATTTTGTTCCAGACATCTTCCGTATCTGCTTGGACTACGGAGACAAAAGCCGCCAGTTCATCTTCTTCAGCAGAAGGAACACCTCTTGTGGTAGTTTGTTCTTTCAGTGCAGCTCCGCCGCCAACTATGTTTAAGTATTGCAGAGGATTGCCACCAAAGATAAAGGATAGCACAATGGCGATGACGATTCCTCCAATGCCTAATTTCATTTTGCCACCACCTTGACCTCGACGATCGTACGTATTGGAACTTTGTCTTCTTCCTTTCCAGCGCATAGTTTTTGGGTTTTGTGTAATGAGTAAGTGCCTTCAAGATTTTTAACATTAAGCTGTTTGAATAGTTCCTTTTAATGGTTGAATGTAAAAGGCTAGCATTGTGGAATTTTTATAGCGCTTCTAGTTTAGAAATTAAATTAACGCTATCGATTTCGTTTAACGACTTTCATTAGGTTCTTGAAGGAACTTATGTTGAATGTTTCGAAGGAATTGACCTTTAGTATTCAATTTGAAAGAGCTCTAAATAATTCTGTAGCATTGTAGGGAAAGGATTCTGTAGTGCTTTCTGTTAGATGAAAAATTGAATATCCTGTAAAACTTACAACCAGAGCCGTTGCCCTTTTTTTAATCCTTGCGATTTGTTTTTACTATTAGGTTAGTAAACAAATTGTAGCATCCATGCCCCACCTAACCTACAACCAACGGAAAATAATTCAGCAAGGCATTAGCCAAGGAAAAAGCAATGCAGCGATTGCCCGTGAGCTGAAAGTGCATCGTGCTACCGTAGGCAGGGAGATCAAGCGGAACGGTGGAAGCCGTGCGTTGTATGACTGTCATCTGGCACAGCGGATGGCAACCTACGAGCAACGTTACGCCAGTCGTTACCTACGCAAGGCAAAGGGAAAAGGAAGCGTGCAGGGTAGCCGCATGGTTTACAGGCTGACGGGTAACTTTGTAGGCAGTCGTTATTATTTTTATGATAGTCGCAGGAGATTGATAAGAAAGGTTGAAGACAGGAGGATCAGGTTGGGACAGCACTGGAACGGTCCCGTTTGGCGTTGGAACAAAACTGATGACCGTTGGGCGAGAAGGAGAAAACTCACTTGGCAAAATTATTTTGACAGCTTGATCGCCTTGAAAACTTACATGGCTGAAAAAAAATTGAAACCTGTTACCGCTAGAAATTTAGAACCGGATGCTCAAAAAATACAGACAGACAGGGCGTCGGCAGGGAAAGGGTCCGTCCGTTTGTTTGCAGCAACCGCTGGTTATCAAAAATTCCGAAGGGCAAGCGCTTGAAAAGACTGTGGTCTGGTGAAAATTTTTCCTACTGACCGTTTATTTTTCTATCGCCCACTGCTGAAAAGAAAAATGGATGGTGAAAGATCAAAGCAACATACTCGAAGGGACGGTGTGTTGCTTTTTGTTTTAAGCCGGATTGTAGGGAGGCAAGCTGACAATGGAGACTTTACTCACGAAAAAAAATATTTAGGTAGCCCACCAAAAAAAATCGGAAGGACTGTTGATAAGATTTGTCAGCCGAGGTGCTGAAATTTTTTCGGAGCCTTCCATCATTTTTTTTTGAAAGGGCTTTTAAGCAAGATCTGAATTAAAACTTCCGACTTCAATGATACATCTGCTTCAATAGGAAAAGGTGTGTACAACAAAAAAAAGCAACACCCTTTATTTAGCGTGTTGCTTTTCAAATTTAAATAATTCTGAGCTGAAGCTTATGCTGTTGCCACTGGTGTAATAACAATATCCAGCTCCATTTCAATGTCTTCCATTGGCTCTAGTTCCTCTTCCACCACAAAGCACATAGACAATCCTTTTCTACCGGCTCTACCAGTACGTCCGCTTCGGTGCGTATAGTATTCGATCTGTTCAGGAAGGTTATAATGTGCTACGAAGCCGAGGTTCTTGATGTCCAAGCCACGAGCAGCAACGTCTGTAGCCACAAGGATTTGCGTTTTCTTGCTGCGGAACATACGCATCACCTTGTCACGCTCACTCTGGAACATTTCTCCCTGAATAGGTTTGGCCAGTAGGCCTTTTTCTTCCAGCTGTGCTGCCAGTTTTCTGACTGTGGCTCTGGTTTTACAGAAAACAATCCCTTGTTGGTTGCCCTGCTTTTTCAGAAACTTCAACAGCATTGGCACTTTTTCTTTCACATTGTCACAAAGTGTGTAGAAGTGCTCAATATTTTTGTTGACCAGTTGCTCCTTGTCTACCTCTACCTTGTGCGCATCAGGCTTCATAAACTGCTTGATAAGCTGCTTGATCTCCTCTGGCATAGTAGCAGAGAACAGCCATGTATGACGCTCCTTTGGCGCAAAGCGAAGAATGCGGTCAATATCTTTTTTGAAGCCCATGTTAAGCATCTCATCTGCTTCGTCCAATATCACGTATTCTACTTGCGATAAGTCGATAGCCTGTCTATCCAGCAGGTCGTTAAGACGTCCGGGAGTAGCGACAACGATTTGGGTAGGGCGTTTCAGTTTTTCAATCTGGGCATCAATCTTGTCACCGCCGCATATGGCTTCAGTAAAGATTTTTTCCGGATAGTATTTGGTAAACCTGAACAGCTGCTTGGCTATTTGCTTTGCCAGTTCACGTGTAGGTGAAAGCACAATGGCTTGCACATATGGCTTGCTGCCATCGATTTTTTGTATCAGCGGCAGACCGAACGCAGCGGTTTTACCTGTTCCGGTTTGTGCCAGTCCAATAAAGTCAGTGTCCTGCTCATTCAAGAAAGGAATAGTCTTTACCTGAATTTCTGTAGGGGATTCAATATGATTTTCGTTCAGCGCCTTGATCAGGTCTGCTGAAACTCCTAATGATGCAAAACTTGCCAAAATCGTAATGTTTTTAGTTGAAGGTGCAAAGATAATGGAATAGCAGAGAGTCCTAAGCTTTGCCATACAAGAGTTAACAAAGAAAATAGATATTCGAACCTATGGCAAGTAAAGTGGGTCTATTGAGATAGAAACCAAACCCTTACCGATAATGAATCTTAAAAACATTATTCGCTTGCTGCTACTGTTGACGCTCCTTGCTTGTGCCAGAAACAAGTTGCCCACTGCTGCTACAGCACTCACTGGCGAATGGACATGGATTGCTTCGTCCGGTGGCTTTGCGGGCGTGCATTATACGCCTAGTTCCACTGGCGATCAGATTAAAATTACATTTACAGAAGATACGTTCAGGAGATATAAGAATGGGATTCTGGAAATAGAAACTTCTTACCATTTAGTAGAGGGGGAAACCATTATGTCAACAGATTCTGTCACCTTGATTGAATATGGGAATGGTTTGCAACAATCTTTCAAGCTGGAAGGGGACAGGCTTTTTACTTTTGACGAGTGCTATGATTGTTTTAATAGCGAGTATATAAAAGAATAATATCATTTTGCGGGCGCTGATCTAAAGGATGCCGACTCAGGTCGTCAAATATTTCAAATATTCCATACATTTGTGTGAACGAAATTTTTTGGCGCTGAAATACCAACAACCATGATACGCATCATCATTGCGGATGATCATCAGATGTTTATAGACGGACTTAAGTCCTTGCTGATTGATGAACCGGATATTCAAGTAGTAGGAGAAGCACACAACGGACAGGAAGTCTTGGACTTGCTAGACAAGGTGGAAGCAAACTTTATCATTATGGATATCAGTATGCCGGATATGGATGGTATTCAGGCAACTGAAGCAGTACTGAAGAAAAAACCAGACATAAAAGTATTGGGACTTTCTATGCATAATGATAAGGACTTTATCTCCAATATGCTGAAAGTAGGGGCACAAGGCTATATCCTAAAGAATACAGGGAAAAAGGAACTTGTCAATGCAGTAAAGACAATCTGGGAAGGAGAAAATTACCTGAGTAAGGAAGTCTCGCAGACGCTTCTTACAAGTTTTATGAAAAAGCCTAAGGAAAAGGATGAAGTAGAGAAGCTCTCAAAGCGTGAGATGGAAATCCTGACCAACATTGCAGAAGGACTTACCACTCAGGATATAGCAGATAAACTTTTTATCAGCAAGAATACTGTTGAGACACACCGAAAGAATTTACTTTTTAAGTTGAAAGCCAAGAATACGGCTGAATTGGTCAATGTGGCTTTCAGAAAAGGAATAATAAAGTAATTGGATACTTAGACAGCACTTCTCGAAATTTTTTATCGGGAGTGCTGTTTTATTTTTTATCAAACGTATGGCTAAAATACTAAAAGCGACTTTCTTTTTACTTTCGATTGTTTGCTTC is a window from the Limibacter armeniacum genome containing:
- the ypfJ gene encoding KPN_02809 family neutral zinc metallopeptidase; amino-acid sequence: MRWKGRRQSSNTYDRRGQGGGKMKLGIGGIVIAIVLSFIFGGNPLQYLNIVGGGAALKEQTTTRGVPSAEEDELAAFVSVVQADTEDVWNKIFRDNGSQYREPKMVLFTSATRSGCGNASSATGPFYCPADETVYIDLTFYDELRTRFGAPGDFAMAYVIAHEVGHHVQKLLGTTDKVHSQRGRASKAQYNALSVRLELQADFYAGVWANHAEKMKHILEEGDIEEAMRCANAIGDDRLQMQAQGYVVPDAFTHGTSKQRMYWFKKGLETGDILQGNTFANPNM
- a CDS encoding LytR/AlgR family response regulator transcription factor, with protein sequence MEIRCVAIDDEPLALELVTSYIEKTPFLTLVGKYSSALQAMEALDEEETDLLFLDINMPDLTGIEFSKTLKGGPKVIFTTAYEEYALEGFKVNAIDYLLKPFSYEEFLTAVNKAKQYFSLVEKAESTQDDFSVKSDYLFVKSEYKIRKIYLNDILYIEGLKDYVKIYTSNEMIMCLASLKSLEQKLPSTSFMRVHRSYILHLDKIETIERGRVVFGDVYIPVSDQYKEKFQEFLGDSLL
- a CDS encoding Spy/CpxP family protein refolding chaperone, with protein sequence MKKTTAILLAMMMMVTTLFAQDTPKSDSKKDRSERVEGRHRGSHHGNRGEHKMRIPGLTDEQHEKIKAIHVKYGKEMLPIRNEIKEQKAKLNSLQTAENVDMKAINKTIDNISKLKGDLMKQRAASHQEVRALLNDEQRLFLDTYHGEGHGRKMKGKW
- a CDS encoding alpha/beta fold hydrolase is translated as MSTIQTTSHFIPLGDEQLHLKRIWSNPEGAPVLMIHGSIESGNIFYSKSMKGLAPYLAKQGLDVYVADLRGRGLSTPTVSRQATNTQQQAITEEIPAFVKQIQQLRGTETPIHAIAHSWGGVLLLAYLARFPQASFESMVFLATKRSISVRNLKKYFAIDLMWNLVGRTLTSLYGFLPAIQLKIGSANESANVYSDCRKWVYSLYEWKGVNDGFDYLQAFKTAQNIPPTLYMTGINEFYLGHQDDVKRLMKEVDNPTDKFMLLSKTNGHKKDYGHIDICTAKEGTNDHFPIIRNWMVQQKVAQQ
- a CDS encoding response regulator transcription factor; the encoded protein is MIRIIIADDHQMFIDGLKSLLIDEPDIQVVGEAHNGQEVLDLLDKVEANFIIMDISMPDMDGIQATEAVLKKKPDIKVLGLSMHNDKDFISNMLKVGAQGYILKNTGKKELVNAVKTIWEGENYLSKEVSQTLLTSFMKKPKEKDEVEKLSKREMEILTNIAEGLTTQDIADKLFISKNTVETHRKNLLFKLKAKNTAELVNVAFRKGIIK
- a CDS encoding sensor histidine kinase; this encodes MHKLDAKEGYKRNTELLIHLAIWLVVFSAPLIFLSSSEMGGLSIRSARRWIPLFLYPVLFYVNYLVLVPKLLFKKRHYAYMAGVFLLVVLGIWGEAILAHVIWLLDDTKPMREPRWPRPDFPFPVQLRVERLVRQVLAFVTMIGLSTAIRVTYRWFADEKAREELEQQRLHSELSLLKNQLNPHFFFNTLNNIYALIAVRPDDAQKAVHKLSKLMRYQLYEADTVLVGLKDELQFLQTYIDLMSLRITKDVELVVSLPSVGNQVKIPPLLFVTLVENSFKHGVSYTEESYIRVDCDIKGGKVVFETANSKPQKPQENKEASGIGMQNIQKRLNLLYPNNYTFDVIETDKSYIVRLEIPVQTEHRF
- a CDS encoding transglycosylase domain-containing protein — protein: MSARLFFKKTARLILRFHLLFILLAGIGALYLKYFNPPLTMLMLYRGQMGHRGMERPSFVPLHDLPEDLRISLINLEDPNFYSHYGFDVKRIQTAYEKNEEKGYFAYGGSTITQQLARTMLLTPHKNYFRKYLELIAALELELILDKDRILELYVNYMEWGNRVYGISDAADYYYKKDVERLSRRQKIKLAAILASPLNFGPSNYKENKLLEARYQLLDKFLID
- a CDS encoding DEAD/DEAH box helicase → MAKLRTLCYSIIFAPSTKNITILASFASLGVSADLIKALNENHIESPTEIQVKTIPFLNEQDTDFIGLAQTGTGKTAAFGLPLIQKIDGSKPYVQAIVLSPTRELAKQIAKQLFRFTKYYPEKIFTEAICGGDKIDAQIEKLKRPTQIVVATPGRLNDLLDRQAIDLSQVEYVILDEADEMLNMGFKKDIDRILRFAPKERHTWLFSATMPEEIKQLIKQFMKPDAHKVEVDKEQLVNKNIEHFYTLCDNVKEKVPMLLKFLKKQGNQQGIVFCKTRATVRKLAAQLEEKGLLAKPIQGEMFQSERDKVMRMFRSKKTQILVATDVAARGLDIKNLGFVAHYNLPEQIEYYTHRSGRTGRAGRKGLSMCFVVEEELEPMEDIEMELDIVITPVATA
- a CDS encoding helix-turn-helix domain-containing protein, with product MPHLTYNQRKIIQQGISQGKSNAAIARELKVHRATVGREIKRNGGSRALYDCHLAQRMATYEQRYASRYLRKAKGKGSVQGSRMVYRLTGNFVGSRYYFYDSRRRLIRKVEDRRIRLGQHWNGPVWRWNKTDDRWARRRKLTWQNYFDSLIALKTYMAEKKLKPVTARNLEPDAQKIQTDRASAGKGSVRLFAATAGYQKFRRASA